One Streptomyces mobaraensis NBRC 13819 = DSM 40847 DNA segment encodes these proteins:
- a CDS encoding DUF5302 domain-containing protein: MPDSTAGEQGGAGTGGAAEDDVKRRFREALDRKRGKAADGGAGGRAQDGSKIHGTHGKAGGQRSFRRKSG; the protein is encoded by the coding sequence ATGCCCGATTCAACAGCGGGAGAGCAAGGCGGCGCCGGCACAGGCGGGGCCGCGGAGGACGATGTGAAGCGCCGGTTCCGCGAGGCGCTGGACCGCAAGCGGGGCAAGGCGGCCGACGGGGGCGCCGGTGGCCGCGCCCAGGACGGCTCCAAGATCCACGGCACCCATGGGAAGGCCGGCGGCCAGCGGTCGTTCCGCCGCAAGAGCGGCTGA